A stretch of Shinella zoogloeoides DNA encodes these proteins:
- the glf gene encoding UDP-galactopyranose mutase, producing MTQETILIVGAGLSGAVIGRELARQGYRIEIVDSRAHIGGNCHTERDAATGVMVHVYGPHIFHTDDQEVWDYVNGFTTFMPYKNRVKTTSGGQVYSLPVNLHTINQFFGKTLRPDEARTFLEGEADTSIADPQTFEEQALRFVGKGLYEAFFKGYTQKQWGCSPTALPASILKRLPVRFNYEDNYFFHKYQGMPENGYTEMIAGILDHPNITVRLTTDFRREAADGYSHIFYSGPLDGYFDYELGRLGYRTLDFERFTYDGDYQGCAVMNYGDVSVPYTRITEHKHFSPWEEHRGSVCYREFSRACEPGDIPYYPIRLVEEKAQLADYIARAEQETGVTFVGRLGTYRYLDMDVTIREALDTARLYLARRAENAAMPTFLNPPL from the coding sequence ATGACGCAGGAAACGATCCTCATCGTCGGCGCCGGCCTTTCCGGTGCCGTCATCGGCCGCGAACTGGCCCGGCAGGGCTACCGGATCGAGATCGTCGATTCACGTGCGCATATCGGCGGCAACTGCCACACGGAGCGCGACGCGGCGACGGGCGTGATGGTGCATGTCTACGGCCCGCACATCTTCCACACGGACGATCAGGAAGTCTGGGATTATGTGAACGGCTTCACCACCTTCATGCCCTACAAGAACCGCGTGAAGACGACGAGTGGCGGACAGGTTTATTCGCTGCCCGTCAACCTGCACACGATCAACCAGTTCTTCGGCAAGACCCTGCGCCCGGACGAGGCGCGCACCTTCCTCGAGGGCGAGGCGGACACGTCCATCGCCGATCCGCAGACCTTCGAGGAACAGGCCCTGCGCTTCGTCGGCAAGGGGCTCTACGAGGCCTTCTTCAAGGGCTATACGCAGAAACAGTGGGGCTGCTCGCCGACCGCCCTGCCCGCCTCGATCCTGAAGCGCCTGCCGGTGCGCTTCAACTACGAGGACAACTACTTCTTCCACAAATACCAGGGCATGCCGGAAAACGGCTATACCGAGATGATCGCCGGCATCCTCGACCATCCGAACATCACGGTGCGGCTCACAACCGATTTCCGGCGCGAAGCGGCGGACGGCTATTCCCACATCTTCTATTCCGGCCCGCTCGACGGCTATTTCGACTACGAACTCGGCCGCCTCGGCTATCGCACGCTGGATTTCGAGCGCTTCACCTATGACGGCGACTACCAGGGCTGCGCGGTGATGAACTACGGCGACGTTTCGGTGCCCTATACGCGCATCACCGAGCACAAGCATTTCTCCCCCTGGGAGGAGCACCGGGGTTCGGTCTGCTATCGGGAATTCTCGCGGGCCTGCGAGCCGGGCGACATCCCCTACTACCCGATCCGTCTCGTGGAGGAGAAGGCGCAGCTTGCCGACTATATCGCGCGCGCCGAACAGGAAACGGGCGTCACCTTCGTCGGCCGGCTTGGAACCTACCGCTATCTCGACATGGACGTGACGATCCGCGAGGCGCTCGACACGGCAAGGCTCTACCTTGCCCGCCGGGCGGAAAACGCGGCCATGCCGACCTTCCTGAACCCGCCGCTCTGA
- a CDS encoding MotE family protein, which produces MTNTTLSLLARRLALPLAGLVMMAIPGAFAEERPVIMTTKASADEIREFCTNIADAARDQRYLLQKQELEKLQKDVDERIKTLEMRRAEYQDWLKRRNDFLKSTEKDLVDIYRKMKPDAAAAQLAELDPEIASAIVMKLPPRQSSTILGEMPADKAAALTRILVSATDPNTSKDPS; this is translated from the coding sequence ATGACGAACACGACCCTTTCCCTTCTCGCAAGAAGGCTCGCCCTTCCTCTCGCCGGCCTCGTGATGATGGCCATTCCCGGCGCCTTCGCCGAGGAGCGCCCCGTCATCATGACGACCAAGGCGAGCGCCGACGAAATCCGCGAATTCTGCACCAACATCGCGGATGCCGCGCGCGACCAGCGCTACCTTCTCCAGAAGCAGGAGCTTGAGAAGCTGCAGAAGGACGTCGACGAACGCATCAAGACGCTGGAGATGCGGCGCGCGGAATACCAGGACTGGCTGAAGCGCCGCAACGACTTCCTGAAGTCAACGGAAAAGGACCTGGTGGACATCTACCGCAAGATGAAGCCGGACGCCGCTGCCGCGCAGCTCGCCGAACTGGACCCGGAGATCGCCTCGGCCATCGTCATGAAGCTGCCGCCGCGCCAGTCGAGCACCATTCTCGGCGAGATGCCGGCCGACAAGGCCGCCGCGCTCACCCGCATCCTCGTTTCGGCGACAGACCCGAATACCTCAAAGGACCCGTCATGA
- the flgH gene encoding flagellar basal body L-ring protein FlgH, whose translation MKKIASALAVALALSGCQSQAVKEIGRAPAMSPIGSGLSYAETPQMAMYPKQPRNSVAGYSLWSDQQSALFKDSRAFKMGDILTVNIRVNDKASFDNKTDRSRTNKSGMNFGFGGKSASSSVDAEGDLSFGSSTSTKGDGSTERAEKLNLLVAAVVTGVVENGNLLISGSQEVRVNHELRILNVAGIVRPQDVDAYNQISYEKIAEARISYGGRGRLTEVQQPPWGQQAIDLFSPI comes from the coding sequence ATGAAAAAGATCGCCTCCGCACTCGCCGTCGCGCTGGCCCTGTCGGGCTGCCAGAGCCAGGCGGTCAAGGAAATCGGCCGGGCGCCGGCGATGAGCCCCATCGGCAGCGGCCTCAGCTATGCCGAGACGCCGCAGATGGCCATGTATCCCAAGCAGCCGCGCAATTCGGTCGCCGGCTATTCGCTGTGGAGCGACCAGCAATCGGCGCTCTTCAAGGATTCGCGCGCCTTCAAGATGGGCGACATCCTGACCGTCAACATCCGCGTCAACGACAAGGCGAGCTTCGACAACAAGACGGACCGCTCGCGCACCAACAAGAGCGGTATGAATTTCGGCTTCGGCGGAAAATCCGCCAGCAGCAGCGTCGATGCCGAGGGCGATCTTTCCTTCGGCTCGTCGACCAGCACCAAGGGCGACGGCTCCACGGAGCGCGCGGAAAAGCTGAACCTGCTCGTGGCGGCGGTCGTCACCGGCGTCGTGGAGAACGGCAACCTTCTGATCAGCGGTTCACAGGAAGTGCGCGTGAACCACGAGCTTCGCATCCTCAACGTCGCCGGCATCGTGCGGCCGCAGGATGTCGACGCCTATAACCAGATTTCCTACGAGAAGATCGCGGAAGCCCGCATCTCCTACGGCGGCCGCGGCCGCCTGACGGAAGTGCAGCAGCCGCCGTGGGGCCAGCAGGCCATCGACCTGTTCTCGCCGATCTGA
- a CDS encoding flagellin yields the protein MTSILTNAAAMSALQTLRSINNNMDETQAHVSTGLRVGSASDNAAYWSIATTMRSDNMALSAVQDALGLGAAKVDTAYAGMNSSIDVVKEIKKKLVTATEDGVDKTKINEEIKQLQGQLKSISEAASFSGENWLETDIASGGPANKATVVASFVRNDLGAVSVKKVDYTLDANSVLFDKSGADAGILDQMNSLGSDSIVVNVNTGGTVAAVNVKKFTTAEVSTAVTGATGGFDAGGNIAWTVASDGAGAGRGFVKIADDTWVAAEEQDKGANDGQETFATDAGTNLWKIDVTSPSTTPTASVSGFSISNSTTGTELDALIQNVDNALKSMTSAASALGSISSRIGLQEEFVSQLSSAIDKGVGRLVDADMNEESTRLKALQTQQQLAIQSLSIANNASQNVLSLFR from the coding sequence ATGACGAGCATCCTCACCAACGCAGCAGCAATGTCTGCTCTCCAGACGCTGCGCTCCATCAACAACAACATGGACGAAACCCAGGCGCACGTCTCGACGGGCCTGCGCGTCGGCAGCGCGTCCGACAACGCCGCCTACTGGTCGATCGCAACGACCATGCGTTCCGACAACATGGCGCTTTCCGCCGTTCAGGACGCCCTCGGCCTCGGTGCGGCGAAGGTCGATACCGCCTATGCCGGTATGAATTCCTCGATCGACGTGGTCAAGGAAATCAAGAAGAAGCTGGTGACGGCAACGGAAGACGGCGTCGACAAGACCAAGATCAACGAAGAAATCAAGCAGCTCCAGGGCCAGCTCAAGAGCATCTCCGAAGCTGCTTCGTTCTCGGGTGAGAACTGGCTGGAAACCGACATCGCCAGCGGCGGCCCGGCCAACAAGGCAACGGTCGTTGCCTCCTTCGTCCGTAACGACCTCGGTGCGGTCTCGGTCAAGAAAGTCGATTACACGCTCGACGCAAATTCGGTGCTGTTCGACAAGTCCGGTGCCGATGCGGGTATCCTGGACCAGATGAACAGCCTTGGCTCCGATAGCATCGTCGTCAACGTCAATACGGGCGGCACGGTCGCTGCCGTCAACGTGAAGAAGTTCACGACGGCTGAAGTCAGCACTGCCGTCACCGGTGCAACCGGCGGCTTCGATGCAGGCGGCAACATCGCCTGGACGGTGGCTAGTGATGGCGCCGGTGCCGGTCGGGGCTTCGTCAAGATCGCTGATGACACCTGGGTTGCTGCAGAAGAGCAGGACAAGGGAGCCAACGACGGTCAGGAAACGTTTGCGACGGACGCCGGCACGAACCTCTGGAAGATCGATGTCACCAGCCCGTCTACTACTCCGACGGCGTCCGTATCGGGCTTCTCGATCAGCAACTCCACCACCGGCACGGAGTTGGACGCACTGATCCAGAACGTCGACAACGCGCTCAAGAGCATGACCAGCGCCGCTTCGGCTCTCGGTTCGATTTCTTCCCGTATCGGCCTGCAGGAAGAATTCGTTTCCCAGCTCAGCTCGGCCATCGACAAGGGCGTTGGCCGCCTGGTCGATGCAGACATGAACGAGGAATCGACCCGCCTGAAGGCCCTGCAGACCCAGCAGCAGCTCGCCATCCAGTCGCTGTCGATCGCCAACAACGCATCGCAGAACGTTCTGTCGCTGTTCCGTTAA
- the flgA gene encoding flagellar basal body P-ring formation chaperone FlgA: MMFRLIAALRTAKTLSAWRRTALAVPAVLAGLLVADAALADARTAVVPKRTIYPGEEIDAGQVEEVEVTNPNIVKGFAETIADVSGMVSKRTLLPGRVILVSALREPFAVSRGTTVQLVFDSGTLVLRAAGTSLEDAAVGALIKVRNKDSGVIVAGTVMADGTVHVVAK, encoded by the coding sequence ATGATGTTTCGCCTGATAGCAGCTCTTCGTACCGCAAAGACCCTCAGTGCATGGCGGCGCACGGCACTTGCCGTGCCGGCCGTGCTGGCGGGTCTTCTCGTGGCCGATGCGGCCCTTGCCGACGCGCGCACCGCCGTCGTGCCGAAGCGCACCATCTATCCCGGCGAGGAGATCGATGCCGGTCAGGTCGAGGAAGTCGAGGTCACCAACCCGAACATCGTGAAGGGCTTTGCCGAGACCATCGCCGATGTCAGCGGCATGGTGAGCAAGCGCACGCTGCTTCCCGGCCGCGTCATCCTCGTCTCGGCCCTGCGCGAACCCTTTGCCGTTTCCCGCGGCACCACCGTCCAGCTCGTCTTCGACAGCGGCACGCTGGTGCTCCGGGCGGCCGGAACGTCCCTTGAGGATGCCGCGGTCGGCGCTCTCATCAAGGTCCGCAACAAGGATTCCGGCGTGATCGTCGCCGGCACGGTCATGGCGGACGGAACCGTACACGTGGTGGCGAAATGA
- a CDS encoding flagellar hook-basal body complex protein FliE: protein MIDSIKGVTSLLSNDALSGVEATASKGVSAAAAQGTGTQMSFAQVLGDMASDMAGALKLSETKSFEAIQGKAGTREVVDAVMNAEQSLQTAIAIRDKVVTAYLEVARMQI from the coding sequence ATGATCGACAGCATCAAGGGCGTAACCAGCCTTCTGTCCAATGACGCGCTCTCCGGCGTCGAGGCGACCGCCTCCAAGGGCGTGAGCGCCGCCGCAGCGCAGGGAACCGGAACGCAGATGTCCTTTGCCCAGGTGCTGGGCGACATGGCGAGCGACATGGCCGGCGCGCTGAAACTCAGCGAGACCAAGTCCTTCGAAGCCATCCAGGGCAAGGCGGGAACCCGCGAAGTGGTCGACGCCGTCATGAATGCCGAGCAGTCGCTGCAGACCGCCATCGCCATCCGCGACAAGGTCGTCACCGCCTATCTCGAAGTAGCCAGAATGCAGATCTGA
- a CDS encoding flagellin, protein MTSILTNVAAMSALQTLRSIGSDMEDTQARVSSGLRVGGASDNAAYWSIATTMRSDNMALSAVQDALGLGAAKVDTAYAGMNSSIEVVKEIKKKLVAATEDGVDKTKIQEEISQLQDQLKSISEAASFSGENWLEANVGDQTSVVASFVRDSGGAVSVKKVNYDLTVDNVLFDKGGNTGILDQTQNIAGDGVVVNVNTNGTTAPVNVPKFTSAEVSDAVTLAGGSFDAGGKIAWTTVGDGAGAGIGYVKVADDVWVAAKEQDLGANNGQEAFAKDATNFLWQVDTTVPAGSTAESVSEFSIDGTTTGAQLDGLITLVDEALGKMTSAAADLGSMAMRIGLQEDFVSKLTDSIDSGVGRLVDADMNEESTRLKALQTQQQLAIQSLSIANSASESILTLFR, encoded by the coding sequence ATGACGAGCATTCTCACCAATGTTGCGGCTATGTCCGCTCTCCAGACGCTGCGGTCGATCGGTTCGGACATGGAAGACACGCAGGCGCGTGTTTCCTCCGGCCTGCGCGTCGGCGGCGCGTCCGACAACGCCGCCTATTGGTCGATCGCGACGACCATGCGCTCCGACAACATGGCGCTTTCCGCCGTTCAGGACGCCCTCGGCCTCGGTGCCGCGAAGGTCGATACCGCCTATGCCGGTATGAACTCTTCGATCGAAGTCGTGAAGGAAATCAAGAAGAAGCTGGTTGCCGCCACGGAAGACGGCGTCGACAAGACCAAGATCCAGGAAGAAATCTCCCAGCTTCAGGACCAGCTCAAGAGCATTTCCGAAGCCGCTTCCTTCTCCGGCGAGAACTGGCTTGAAGCCAATGTAGGCGACCAGACGAGCGTCGTCGCCTCCTTCGTCCGCGACAGCGGCGGTGCTGTTTCGGTCAAGAAGGTCAACTATGACCTTACGGTAGACAACGTTCTGTTCGACAAGGGCGGTAATACCGGTATCCTCGACCAGACGCAAAACATTGCCGGCGACGGCGTTGTGGTCAACGTCAACACGAACGGCACGACTGCTCCCGTAAACGTGCCGAAATTCACGTCCGCAGAGGTCAGCGATGCCGTGACGCTCGCAGGCGGCAGCTTCGATGCCGGCGGCAAGATTGCCTGGACCACGGTCGGCGACGGCGCTGGCGCCGGTATCGGTTACGTTAAGGTTGCCGATGACGTCTGGGTCGCCGCTAAAGAACAGGATCTGGGCGCGAACAACGGCCAGGAAGCCTTCGCCAAGGATGCCACCAACTTCCTCTGGCAAGTTGATACGACCGTTCCCGCAGGCTCCACGGCGGAATCCGTTTCGGAATTCTCGATCGACGGCACGACCACCGGCGCACAGCTCGACGGCCTGATCACGCTGGTTGACGAAGCCCTCGGCAAGATGACCTCCGCCGCCGCCGACCTCGGCTCCATGGCGATGCGCATCGGCCTGCAGGAAGACTTCGTCTCCAAGCTGACCGACTCCATCGACTCGGGCGTTGGCCGTCTCGTGGACGCCGACATGAACGAGGAATCGACCCGCCTGAAGGCCCTGCAGACCCAGCAGCAGCTCGCCATCCAGTCGCTGTCGATCGCCAACTCGGCTTCGGAAAGCATCCTCACGCTCTTCCGTTAA
- a CDS encoding flagellar basal body P-ring protein FlgI, producing MLAAGPALPAARIKDVASVQSGRENQLIGYGLVVGLQGTGDSMRAAPFTEQSMRAMLQNLGISMVGNQTRAKNIAAVLVTANLPPFASPGSRIDVTVGSLGDASSLRGGTLVMTSLSGADGQIYAVAQGSVVVTGINASGDAASVQQGVTTAGRVPNGAIIERELPSRFKDASDLVLQLRNPDFSTSVGMADAINRYAAAQYGGPIAESRDSQAVHVAKPRMADLTRLMADIENLVIETDAPARVVINERTGTIVIGQDVRISPVAVSYGTLTVQVSEMPTVVQPEPFSRGVTAEEPRTDILVQQEGGNVAMLDGSSLRSLVSGLNSIGVKPDGIISILQSIKTAGALQAELVLQ from the coding sequence ATGCTCGCGGCAGGCCCGGCGCTGCCGGCCGCCCGCATCAAGGACGTGGCCTCGGTGCAGTCCGGCCGCGAGAACCAGCTCATCGGCTACGGCCTCGTCGTCGGCCTCCAGGGCACCGGCGACAGCATGCGCGCCGCGCCCTTCACCGAGCAGTCCATGCGCGCGATGCTGCAGAACCTCGGTATCTCGATGGTCGGCAACCAGACGCGCGCCAAGAACATCGCGGCCGTGCTCGTCACCGCCAACCTGCCGCCCTTCGCCAGCCCCGGCAGCCGCATCGACGTGACGGTCGGCTCGCTGGGCGACGCCTCGTCGCTGCGCGGCGGCACATTGGTCATGACCTCGCTTTCCGGCGCCGACGGCCAGATTTACGCTGTCGCGCAAGGCTCCGTCGTCGTTACCGGCATCAATGCCAGCGGTGATGCGGCGAGCGTGCAGCAGGGCGTGACGACCGCCGGCCGCGTGCCGAACGGCGCGATCATCGAGCGCGAGCTGCCCTCGCGCTTCAAGGACGCCTCCGATCTCGTGCTGCAGCTTCGCAACCCCGACTTCTCGACGTCCGTCGGCATGGCGGATGCGATCAACCGTTATGCGGCCGCGCAATATGGCGGGCCGATCGCCGAATCGCGCGATTCCCAGGCCGTGCATGTCGCCAAGCCCCGCATGGCGGACCTCACCCGCCTGATGGCCGATATCGAGAACCTCGTCATCGAGACCGATGCGCCGGCGCGCGTGGTGATCAATGAGCGCACGGGCACCATCGTCATCGGCCAGGACGTGCGCATTTCGCCCGTCGCCGTCAGCTACGGCACGCTGACCGTGCAGGTCAGCGAAATGCCCACGGTGGTTCAGCCCGAACCCTTCTCCCGCGGCGTCACGGCCGAGGAGCCGCGCACGGATATCCTCGTCCAGCAGGAAGGCGGCAACGTCGCGATGCTCGACGGCTCCAGCCTGCGCTCGCTCGTCTCGGGCCTGAACAGCATCGGCGTGAAGCCGGATGGCATCATCTCCATCCTGCAGAGCATCAAGACGGCCGGAGCCCTCCAGGCGGAACTGGTATTGCAATGA
- the flgG gene encoding flagellar basal-body rod protein FlgG, with protein sequence MKALAIAATGMNAQQTNLEVIANNIANINTTGFKRARAEFSDLLYQTERAAGVPNRANQAVVPEGAIIGLGVKTAAVRNLHLQGGLVSTGNSFDLALIGRGWFQIEASDGSTLYTRAGAFNTNAEGQLVTLDGYTVVPGITVPQDATEVTVTRSGQVFATVAGQQQDLGQITLANFVNEAGLEPLGENLYRETAASGPANVGAPDEAGFAYIQQNYLEASNVDPVKEITDLISAQRAYEMNSKIIQAADEMAAVVSKNLR encoded by the coding sequence ATGAAAGCCCTTGCCATCGCCGCCACCGGCATGAACGCGCAGCAGACGAACCTCGAAGTCATCGCGAACAACATCGCGAACATCAACACGACCGGCTTCAAGCGCGCCCGCGCCGAGTTCTCCGACCTTCTCTACCAGACCGAGCGCGCCGCCGGCGTGCCGAACCGCGCCAACCAGGCGGTCGTGCCGGAAGGCGCCATCATCGGTCTCGGCGTGAAGACGGCGGCCGTGCGCAACCTGCATCTCCAGGGCGGCCTCGTTTCCACCGGCAACTCCTTCGACCTCGCGCTCATCGGGCGCGGCTGGTTCCAGATCGAGGCTTCGGACGGCTCGACGCTCTACACCCGCGCCGGCGCCTTCAACACCAACGCAGAAGGCCAGCTCGTCACCCTCGACGGCTATACGGTCGTGCCGGGCATCACGGTGCCGCAGGACGCGACGGAAGTCACCGTCACGCGGTCCGGCCAGGTCTTCGCCACCGTGGCGGGCCAGCAGCAGGATCTCGGCCAGATCACGCTGGCGAACTTCGTCAACGAGGCCGGCCTCGAGCCGCTCGGCGAGAACCTCTACCGCGAGACCGCCGCCTCCGGCCCGGCCAATGTCGGCGCACCGGACGAGGCGGGCTTCGCCTATATCCAGCAGAACTATCTCGAAGCCTCCAACGTCGATCCGGTCAAGGAAATCACCGACCTGATCTCCGCCCAGCGCGCCTACGAGATGAATTCCAAGATCATCCAGGCGGCGGACGAGATGGCCGCGGTCGTCAGCAAGAACCTGAGATAG
- a CDS encoding flagellar basal body-associated FliL family protein: MADEEQGVETKKKPSLVITIAVVAVLTLLAGGGGWFVGNMLAPPPAEEPAQEVAKAEPPAEGGHGGGEKAEAGEIPHISTEANGIVLLDPITSNLAYPSDNRVRLEVALMFKGAPDAVLAEEIHQDIMAYMRTVSLQQVQGPRGFQYLREDLEERVDLRSEGRVTNVMFRTFVIE; this comes from the coding sequence ATGGCGGACGAAGAACAGGGCGTCGAGACCAAGAAGAAGCCCTCGCTGGTCATCACCATCGCGGTCGTCGCCGTGCTGACGCTGCTGGCCGGTGGCGGCGGCTGGTTCGTGGGCAACATGCTTGCCCCGCCGCCGGCCGAAGAGCCGGCGCAAGAGGTGGCGAAGGCCGAGCCTCCCGCCGAGGGCGGCCATGGCGGCGGCGAGAAGGCGGAGGCGGGGGAAATCCCGCATATCTCCACCGAGGCGAACGGCATCGTGCTGCTCGACCCGATCACCAGCAACCTTGCCTATCCGTCCGACAACCGCGTGCGGCTCGAAGTGGCGCTGATGTTCAAGGGCGCGCCGGATGCGGTTCTGGCGGAGGAAATCCATCAGGATATCATGGCCTATATGCGCACGGTCTCGCTCCAGCAGGTGCAGGGGCCGCGCGGCTTCCAATATCTGCGGGAAGACCTGGAGGAGCGGGTTGACCTCAGGTCCGAAGGGCGCGTAACCAACGTCATGTTCCGCACCTTCGTGATCGAATGA
- the fliP gene encoding flagellar type III secretion system pore protein FliP (The bacterial flagellar biogenesis protein FliP forms a type III secretion system (T3SS)-type pore required for flagellar assembly.), with amino-acid sequence MIRAFLTFLAMMAMTGMAYAQQQLQLPGGLLNAPVDGSAAAWIIRTFGLLTILSVAPGILIMVTSFPRFVIAFSILRSGMGLATTPSNMILVSLALFMTFYVMAPTFDRAWQNGVEPLMANQIDETEAAKRIAEPFREFMVANTRDKDIELFISLAEERGQTMVKDNVADLRVVIPAFMISEIRRGFEIGFLVVLPFLVIDMIVATITMAMGMMMLPPTSISLPFKILFFVLIDGWNLLVGSLVRSFS; translated from the coding sequence ATGATTCGAGCCTTTCTGACCTTTCTCGCCATGATGGCGATGACCGGCATGGCCTACGCCCAGCAGCAGTTGCAACTGCCGGGCGGCCTCCTGAACGCGCCCGTAGACGGCTCCGCGGCGGCCTGGATCATCCGCACCTTCGGGCTTCTGACGATCCTTTCGGTCGCGCCCGGCATCCTGATCATGGTGACGAGCTTTCCGCGCTTCGTCATCGCCTTCTCGATCCTGCGCTCGGGCATGGGCCTTGCCACCACGCCGTCGAACATGATCCTCGTCTCGCTGGCGCTGTTCATGACCTTCTACGTCATGGCCCCGACCTTCGACCGCGCCTGGCAGAACGGCGTGGAGCCGCTGATGGCCAACCAGATCGACGAGACGGAGGCCGCCAAGCGCATCGCCGAGCCGTTCCGCGAATTCATGGTCGCCAACACGCGCGACAAGGATATCGAACTGTTCATCTCGCTGGCGGAAGAGCGCGGCCAGACCATGGTGAAGGACAATGTGGCGGACCTGCGCGTCGTCATCCCCGCCTTCATGATCTCGGAAATCCGCCGCGGCTTCGAGATCGGCTTCCTCGTCGTGCTGCCCTTCCTCGTCATCGACATGATCGTCGCCACCATCACCATGGCCATGGGCATGATGATGCTGCCGCCCACCTCGATCTCGCTGCCCTTCAAGATCCTGTTCTTCGTGCTCATCGACGGCTGGAACCTGCTCGTCGGCAGCCTCGTGCGGTCCTTCAGCTAG